A window of the Vespa crabro chromosome 8, iyVesCrab1.2, whole genome shotgun sequence genome harbors these coding sequences:
- the LOC124426347 gene encoding voltage-dependent calcium channel subunit alpha-2/delta-3 isoform X1 yields the protein MAMGMIDHRFVVYVLFVIGSGCLANDANIVSKWAQNLGTELWELANAVARPEELLTIYRNMNTIVQDKSGDELVNIISENVGRMLRRKMDAVTCIRIAAESNAENNSSESEEYNSNFTYFSGKYSQVIGEEQIEIPENMLKNKSIYRQMKLTPDSHFYNIPVNTSHSSVHIPTNVYDLTPAVMEDIRRTEILDETFRQNYESDPALSWQYFGSVTGMLRHYPSMQWRTDNPDSDDGGVDLYDCRVRSWFIEAATCSKDVVILMDTSGSMTGMGLTIARATVMSILDTLSNNDFVTLLSYNNQTEDMIPCFKDMLIQATPENVDTFKNSMKDIKTEGIANLTEAFTRAFSLLKTYRETRGCSADTPCNQLIMLVTDGVPGNLSEVFQTWNWQDNNTHIPVRVFTYLLGKEVTKVREIQWMACLNRGYYTHVHTQEEVREQVLKYIPVVARPLVLQKVKHPVVWTHTYADTTNPALATWLWKVMKHEKQKSRLEKYLKGKRLGVRINEDAIYIKKLHKNEDVRRDPATLNTTFWQEYRLLTSVSTPVFDRKGNRNNRTRIANLLGIAGTDVPIDDIRKLTLPYKLGVNGYAFIVSNNGYVILHPDLRPVHKGRLKLNYNSVDLTEVEILDDGRGPRNPGPEILALRSALVDHKRGNMRDVPVKLHYDDYRRVTLERRDYFYAPLPGTPFGLAVALPNYGTTWIKVGDEIRRNQERKVNNADFFVGNSWRVHPGWVYCRFHYLEGHEFDTPEQELRHFLDLLDKPEWRWSDQYEAYPISNNVSLDEDPECGRQTLFHNDYYCNKELMQLLVFDARATNNSFAGDYIVDDPIVRKLADQYKIFLRFVATQSGLTRWHHLVTKELADKNDDIEFGDLHRRAVNEPWYKGAIFQNNLDPDSISISVPWEADEGAIVTASMGIFPTYGEKKAPAAVIGFQMPMAGLYRKFVELTSNNTESEMNCNQTWIDCYLLDQNGYIIISEAYNDTGQFMGTQEGAVMDSMIQQGIFNAVEIYDYQAWCEELCTEGAAYIPTDPLTYLWKLLLWFLLRVTCFTTQFVNLPLTYGKVHLDEDAPDPPPPARPYLYHYPCDQKRTLYMMNETVAAKVVRNNPEHCSKPYYAQRVPHTNLLFLVIDSMYSTCYERLEITPVTISPFEYTNGTEDRPCHKIPLNDLKRRRLEGCFTEHPLEHEIEACGRGSKENISLFLVFLVIFKIIYLS from the exons ATGGCGATGGGAATGATAGATCACCGGTTTGTCGTCTACGTCCTCTTCGTCATCGGTAGCGGTTGTCTTGCCAACGATGCTAACAT AGTCAGTAAATGGGCACAGAATTTAGGTACAGAATTATGGGAATTGGCAAATGCCGTAGCACGTCCCGAAGAATTATTAACA ATATACAGAAACATGAATACAATAGTACAGGATAAATCTGGTGACGAACTAGTCAATATAATAAGCGAAAACGTTGGACGAATGTTACGTAGAAAAATGGATGCTGTTACTTGCATTCGTATTGCGGCCGAATCGAATGCCGAAAATAATTCTTCTGAATCGGaagaatataatagtaattttacttatttctcAGGAAAGTATAGTCAGGTAATCGGTGAAGAACAGATCGAGATACCTGAAAATATGTTGAAGAACAAAAGTATATAtag acaAATGAAGTTAACACCAGACtcacatttttataatattcctGTAAATACGAGCCATTCGTCGGTACATATACCGACCAATGTTTATGATTTAACACCGGCTGTAATGGAGGATATAAGGAGAACGGAAATTTTAGATGAAACGTTCCGACAGAATTATGAGTCAGATCCTGCTTTATCTTGGCAATACTTTGGTTCTGTTACGGGAATGTTAAGACATTATCCATCGATGCAATGGAGAACCGACAATCCAGATTCAGATGACGGTGGTGTAGATCTTTACGATTGCAGAGTACGTAGTTGGTTTATCGAGGCTGCAACTTGTAGCAAAGACGTGGTCATCCTGATGGATACTAGTGGTAGTATGACTGGTATGGGATTGACCATag CAAGAGCAACGGTAATGTCAATATTGGATACACTTTCGAACAATGATTTTGTTACTCTTTTAAGTTACAACAATCAGACCGAAGATATGATACCATGTTTCAAAGACATGCTCATCCAAGCGACACCGGAAAACGTCGATACGTTTAAGAATTCAATGAAGGATATAAAGACCGAGGGTATCGCAAATCTCACCGAAGCATTTACCAGAGCTTTCAGTTTGCTCAAAACTTATAGAGAGACACGTGGTTGCAGTGCCGATACACCTTGCAATCAACTGATTATGTTAGTTACGGATGGAGTGCCTGGAAATCTATCGGAG GTGTTTCAAACATGGAACTGGcaagataataatacacaCATACCAGTACGTGTATTCACTTACCTCTTAGGTAAGGAGGTCACGAAGGTACGCGAAATCCAATGGATGGCCTGCCTTAATCGTGGTTACTACACCCATGTGCATACACAAGAGGAAGTACGCGAACAGGTGCTCAAGTATATACCGGTTGTCGCTCGACCTTTAGTTCTTCAAAAAGTGAAGCACCCTGTCGTGTGGACGCACACTTATGCTGACACAACG AATCCGGCACTTGCCACGTGGCTATGGAAAGTGATGAAGCACGAGAAGCAAAAGTCCCGTCTCGAGAAGTACCTCAAGGGAAAACGTCTGGGCGTGCGAATAAACGAGGATGCCATCTACATAAAGAAG TTACATAAAAATGAGGACGTCAGGAGAGATCCAGCTACTTTGAACACTACATTCTGGCAAGAATATAGATTGCTTACGTCCGTCAGTACACCGGTATTCGATCGCAAAGGAAATCGTAACAATAGAACCAGGATAGCAAATTTACTTGGTATAGCAGGCACTGACGTTCCCATCGATGATATTCGGAAACTAACTTTACCGTACAAGCTCGGCGTCAATGGTTATGCATTTATCGTATCGAACAACGGCTATGTGATATTACATCCGGATTTAAGACCCGTTCATAAAGGAAGActcaaattaaattataacagTGTCGATCTCACTGAAGTGGAAATTCTTGATGATGGTCGTGGGCCAAG GAATCCTGGACCGGAAATATTGGCACTCCGTTCAGCCTTGGTTGATCACAAACGTGGCAATATGAGAGATGTTCCGGTTAAGCTCCACTACGATGATTATCGTCGCGTGACTTTGGAAAGACGTGACTATTTCTATGCACCGTTACCTGGTACACCTTTTGGTCTTGCGGTTGCTCTACCCAATTATGGTACTACTTGGATAAAA gtAGGAGATGAAATTCGTAGgaatcaagaaagaaaagtaaataatgcTGACTTCTTCGTTGGTAATTCTTGGCGTGTACATCCTGGCTGGGTCTATTGTCGCTTTCATTATTTAGAAGGACACGAATTTGACACACCGGAACAGGAATTACGCCATTTTTTAGATCTATTAGATAAACCAGAATGGCGATGGTCCGACCAATACGAAGCTTATCCTATATCTAATAACGTGTCGCTCGATGAAGACCCAGAATGTGGAAGACAAACCTTGTtccataatgattattattgcaaCAAGGAACTCATGCAATTATTAGTATTCGATGCAAGAGCAACAAACAATAGCTTTGCCGGTGACTACATTGTCGATGATCCAATAGTAAGAAAATTAGCGgatcaatataaaattttcttaagaTTTGTCGCAACTCAGAGTGGCCTTACAAGGTGGCATCATTTGGTAACTAAGGAATTAgcagataaaaacgatgatattgAATTTGGTGATCTCCATAGAAGAGCTGTTAATGAACCATGGTATAAGGGTgccatttttcaaaataatttggaTCCTGATAGTATATCCATATCAG ttCCTTGGGAAGCGGATGAAGGTGCTATAGTCACAGCTTCTATGGGTATATTTCCTACATACGGTGAAAAAAAAGCACCAGCAGCCGTAATTGGTTTTCAAATGCCAATGGCAGGTTTGTATCGAAAGTTTGTCGAATTAACGTCAAACAATACGGAATCGGAAATGAACTGCAACCAAACGTGGATCGATTGTTACTTGCTGGACCAGAATGGATACATAATTATCTCGGAAGCTTACAATGACACCGGTCAGTTTATGGGAACTCAAGAAGGAGCCGTAATGGATTCTATGATTCAACAAGGTATCTTCAATGCTGTCGAGATTTATGATTACCAAGCTTGGTGCGAAGAATTg tgCACCGAAGGAGCAGCATACATTCCAACGGATCCGCTAACTTATCTGTGGAAACTATTGCTCTGGTTTCTGTTGAGAGTGACGTGTTTTACGACCCAGTTCGTAAACTTGCCTCTTACCTACGGTAAAGTTCACCTAGACGAAGATGCACCGGATCCTCCACCTCCGGCACGCCCTTATCTCTATCACTATCCGTGCGATCAAAAGAGAACATTATACATGATGAATGAAACTGTAGCTGCCAAAGTAGTTAGAAATAATCCTGAACATTGTTCAAAACCATATTACGCGCAACGA gTACctcatacaaatttattatttctcgttATCGATAGTATGTATTCAACGTGTTACGAAAGACTCGAAATAACACCCGTTACTATTTCACCATTCGAATATACTAATGGTACAGAGGATAGACCTTGTCATAAAATTCCACTGAACGATCTAAAAAGAAGACGACTCGAGGGATGCTTTACGGAGCATCCATTAGAGCACGAGATCGAAGCTTGTGGAAGaggatcgaaagaaaatatttctttatttcttgtatttcttgttatatttaaaataatatatttaagttaA
- the LOC124426347 gene encoding voltage-dependent calcium channel subunit alpha-2/delta-3 isoform X3: MNTIVQDKSGDELVNIISENVGRMLRRKMDAVTCIRIAAESNAENNSSESEEYNSNFTYFSGKYSQVIGEEQIEIPENMLKNKSIYRQMKLTPDSHFYNIPVNTSHSSVHIPTNVYDLTPAVMEDIRRTEILDETFRQNYESDPALSWQYFGSVTGMLRHYPSMQWRTDNPDSDDGGVDLYDCRVRSWFIEAATCSKDVVILMDTSGSMTGMGLTIARATVMSILDTLSNNDFVTLLSYNNQTEDMIPCFKDMLIQATPENVDTFKNSMKDIKTEGIANLTEAFTRAFSLLKTYRETRGCSADTPCNQLIMLVTDGVPGNLSEVFQTWNWQDNNTHIPVRVFTYLLGKEVTKVREIQWMACLNRGYYTHVHTQEEVREQVLKYIPVVARPLVLQKVKHPVVWTHTYADTTNPALATWLWKVMKHEKQKSRLEKYLKGKRLGVRINEDAIYIKKLHKNEDVRRDPATLNTTFWQEYRLLTSVSTPVFDRKGNRNNRTRIANLLGIAGTDVPIDDIRKLTLPYKLGVNGYAFIVSNNGYVILHPDLRPVHKGRLKLNYNSVDLTEVEILDDGRGPRNPGPEILALRSALVDHKRGNMRDVPVKLHYDDYRRVTLERRDYFYAPLPGTPFGLAVALPNYGTTWIKVGDEIRRNQERKVNNADFFVGNSWRVHPGWVYCRFHYLEGHEFDTPEQELRHFLDLLDKPEWRWSDQYEAYPISNNVSLDEDPECGRQTLFHNDYYCNKELMQLLVFDARATNNSFAGDYIVDDPIVRKLADQYKIFLRFVATQSGLTRWHHLVTKELADKNDDIEFGDLHRRAVNEPWYKGAIFQNNLDPDSISISVPWEADEGAIVTASMGIFPTYGEKKAPAAVIGFQMPMAGLYRKFVELTSNNTESEMNCNQTWIDCYLLDQNGYIIISEAYNDTGQFMGTQEGAVMDSMIQQGIFNAVEIYDYQAWCEELCTEGAAYIPTDPLTYLWKLLLWFLLRVTCFTTQFVNLPLTYGKVHLDEDAPDPPPPARPYLYHYPCDQKRTLYMMNETVAAKVVRNNPEHCSKPYYAQRVPHTNLLFLVIDSMYSTCYERLEITPVTISPFEYTNGTEDRPCHKIPLNDLKRRRLEGCFTEHPLEHEIEACGRGSKENISLFLVFLVIFKIIYLS; the protein is encoded by the exons ATGAATACAATAGTACAGGATAAATCTGGTGACGAACTAGTCAATATAATAAGCGAAAACGTTGGACGAATGTTACGTAGAAAAATGGATGCTGTTACTTGCATTCGTATTGCGGCCGAATCGAATGCCGAAAATAATTCTTCTGAATCGGaagaatataatagtaattttacttatttctcAGGAAAGTATAGTCAGGTAATCGGTGAAGAACAGATCGAGATACCTGAAAATATGTTGAAGAACAAAAGTATATAtag acaAATGAAGTTAACACCAGACtcacatttttataatattcctGTAAATACGAGCCATTCGTCGGTACATATACCGACCAATGTTTATGATTTAACACCGGCTGTAATGGAGGATATAAGGAGAACGGAAATTTTAGATGAAACGTTCCGACAGAATTATGAGTCAGATCCTGCTTTATCTTGGCAATACTTTGGTTCTGTTACGGGAATGTTAAGACATTATCCATCGATGCAATGGAGAACCGACAATCCAGATTCAGATGACGGTGGTGTAGATCTTTACGATTGCAGAGTACGTAGTTGGTTTATCGAGGCTGCAACTTGTAGCAAAGACGTGGTCATCCTGATGGATACTAGTGGTAGTATGACTGGTATGGGATTGACCATag CAAGAGCAACGGTAATGTCAATATTGGATACACTTTCGAACAATGATTTTGTTACTCTTTTAAGTTACAACAATCAGACCGAAGATATGATACCATGTTTCAAAGACATGCTCATCCAAGCGACACCGGAAAACGTCGATACGTTTAAGAATTCAATGAAGGATATAAAGACCGAGGGTATCGCAAATCTCACCGAAGCATTTACCAGAGCTTTCAGTTTGCTCAAAACTTATAGAGAGACACGTGGTTGCAGTGCCGATACACCTTGCAATCAACTGATTATGTTAGTTACGGATGGAGTGCCTGGAAATCTATCGGAG GTGTTTCAAACATGGAACTGGcaagataataatacacaCATACCAGTACGTGTATTCACTTACCTCTTAGGTAAGGAGGTCACGAAGGTACGCGAAATCCAATGGATGGCCTGCCTTAATCGTGGTTACTACACCCATGTGCATACACAAGAGGAAGTACGCGAACAGGTGCTCAAGTATATACCGGTTGTCGCTCGACCTTTAGTTCTTCAAAAAGTGAAGCACCCTGTCGTGTGGACGCACACTTATGCTGACACAACG AATCCGGCACTTGCCACGTGGCTATGGAAAGTGATGAAGCACGAGAAGCAAAAGTCCCGTCTCGAGAAGTACCTCAAGGGAAAACGTCTGGGCGTGCGAATAAACGAGGATGCCATCTACATAAAGAAG TTACATAAAAATGAGGACGTCAGGAGAGATCCAGCTACTTTGAACACTACATTCTGGCAAGAATATAGATTGCTTACGTCCGTCAGTACACCGGTATTCGATCGCAAAGGAAATCGTAACAATAGAACCAGGATAGCAAATTTACTTGGTATAGCAGGCACTGACGTTCCCATCGATGATATTCGGAAACTAACTTTACCGTACAAGCTCGGCGTCAATGGTTATGCATTTATCGTATCGAACAACGGCTATGTGATATTACATCCGGATTTAAGACCCGTTCATAAAGGAAGActcaaattaaattataacagTGTCGATCTCACTGAAGTGGAAATTCTTGATGATGGTCGTGGGCCAAG GAATCCTGGACCGGAAATATTGGCACTCCGTTCAGCCTTGGTTGATCACAAACGTGGCAATATGAGAGATGTTCCGGTTAAGCTCCACTACGATGATTATCGTCGCGTGACTTTGGAAAGACGTGACTATTTCTATGCACCGTTACCTGGTACACCTTTTGGTCTTGCGGTTGCTCTACCCAATTATGGTACTACTTGGATAAAA gtAGGAGATGAAATTCGTAGgaatcaagaaagaaaagtaaataatgcTGACTTCTTCGTTGGTAATTCTTGGCGTGTACATCCTGGCTGGGTCTATTGTCGCTTTCATTATTTAGAAGGACACGAATTTGACACACCGGAACAGGAATTACGCCATTTTTTAGATCTATTAGATAAACCAGAATGGCGATGGTCCGACCAATACGAAGCTTATCCTATATCTAATAACGTGTCGCTCGATGAAGACCCAGAATGTGGAAGACAAACCTTGTtccataatgattattattgcaaCAAGGAACTCATGCAATTATTAGTATTCGATGCAAGAGCAACAAACAATAGCTTTGCCGGTGACTACATTGTCGATGATCCAATAGTAAGAAAATTAGCGgatcaatataaaattttcttaagaTTTGTCGCAACTCAGAGTGGCCTTACAAGGTGGCATCATTTGGTAACTAAGGAATTAgcagataaaaacgatgatattgAATTTGGTGATCTCCATAGAAGAGCTGTTAATGAACCATGGTATAAGGGTgccatttttcaaaataatttggaTCCTGATAGTATATCCATATCAG ttCCTTGGGAAGCGGATGAAGGTGCTATAGTCACAGCTTCTATGGGTATATTTCCTACATACGGTGAAAAAAAAGCACCAGCAGCCGTAATTGGTTTTCAAATGCCAATGGCAGGTTTGTATCGAAAGTTTGTCGAATTAACGTCAAACAATACGGAATCGGAAATGAACTGCAACCAAACGTGGATCGATTGTTACTTGCTGGACCAGAATGGATACATAATTATCTCGGAAGCTTACAATGACACCGGTCAGTTTATGGGAACTCAAGAAGGAGCCGTAATGGATTCTATGATTCAACAAGGTATCTTCAATGCTGTCGAGATTTATGATTACCAAGCTTGGTGCGAAGAATTg tgCACCGAAGGAGCAGCATACATTCCAACGGATCCGCTAACTTATCTGTGGAAACTATTGCTCTGGTTTCTGTTGAGAGTGACGTGTTTTACGACCCAGTTCGTAAACTTGCCTCTTACCTACGGTAAAGTTCACCTAGACGAAGATGCACCGGATCCTCCACCTCCGGCACGCCCTTATCTCTATCACTATCCGTGCGATCAAAAGAGAACATTATACATGATGAATGAAACTGTAGCTGCCAAAGTAGTTAGAAATAATCCTGAACATTGTTCAAAACCATATTACGCGCAACGA gTACctcatacaaatttattatttctcgttATCGATAGTATGTATTCAACGTGTTACGAAAGACTCGAAATAACACCCGTTACTATTTCACCATTCGAATATACTAATGGTACAGAGGATAGACCTTGTCATAAAATTCCACTGAACGATCTAAAAAGAAGACGACTCGAGGGATGCTTTACGGAGCATCCATTAGAGCACGAGATCGAAGCTTGTGGAAGaggatcgaaagaaaatatttctttatttcttgtatttcttgttatatttaaaataatatatttaagttaA
- the LOC124426347 gene encoding voltage-dependent calcium channel subunit alpha-2/delta-3 isoform X2: MAMGMIDHRFVVYVLFVIGSGCLANDANIVSKWAQNLGTELWELANAVARPEELLTIYRNMNTIVQDKSGDELVNIISENVGRMLRRKMDAVTCIRIAAESNAENNSSESEEYNSNFTYFSGKYSQVIGEEQIEIPENMLKNKSIYRQMKLTPDSHFYNIPVNTSHSSVHIPTNVYDLTPAVMEDIRRTEILDETFRQNYESDPALSWQYFGSVTGMLRHYPSMQWRTDNPDSDDGGVDLYDCRVRSWFIEAATCSKDVVILMDTSGSMTGMGLTIARATVMSILDTLSNNDFVTLLSYNNQTEDMIPCFKDMLIQATPENVDTFKNSMKDIKTEGIANLTEAFTRAFSLLKTYRETRGCSADTPCNQLIMLVTDGVPGNLSEVFQTWNWQDNNTHIPVRVFTYLLGKEVTKVREIQWMACLNRGYYTHVHTQEEVREQVLKYIPVVARPLVLQKVKHPVVWTHTYADTTLHKNEDVRRDPATLNTTFWQEYRLLTSVSTPVFDRKGNRNNRTRIANLLGIAGTDVPIDDIRKLTLPYKLGVNGYAFIVSNNGYVILHPDLRPVHKGRLKLNYNSVDLTEVEILDDGRGPRNPGPEILALRSALVDHKRGNMRDVPVKLHYDDYRRVTLERRDYFYAPLPGTPFGLAVALPNYGTTWIKVGDEIRRNQERKVNNADFFVGNSWRVHPGWVYCRFHYLEGHEFDTPEQELRHFLDLLDKPEWRWSDQYEAYPISNNVSLDEDPECGRQTLFHNDYYCNKELMQLLVFDARATNNSFAGDYIVDDPIVRKLADQYKIFLRFVATQSGLTRWHHLVTKELADKNDDIEFGDLHRRAVNEPWYKGAIFQNNLDPDSISISVPWEADEGAIVTASMGIFPTYGEKKAPAAVIGFQMPMAGLYRKFVELTSNNTESEMNCNQTWIDCYLLDQNGYIIISEAYNDTGQFMGTQEGAVMDSMIQQGIFNAVEIYDYQAWCEELCTEGAAYIPTDPLTYLWKLLLWFLLRVTCFTTQFVNLPLTYGKVHLDEDAPDPPPPARPYLYHYPCDQKRTLYMMNETVAAKVVRNNPEHCSKPYYAQRVPHTNLLFLVIDSMYSTCYERLEITPVTISPFEYTNGTEDRPCHKIPLNDLKRRRLEGCFTEHPLEHEIEACGRGSKENISLFLVFLVIFKIIYLS, translated from the exons ATGGCGATGGGAATGATAGATCACCGGTTTGTCGTCTACGTCCTCTTCGTCATCGGTAGCGGTTGTCTTGCCAACGATGCTAACAT AGTCAGTAAATGGGCACAGAATTTAGGTACAGAATTATGGGAATTGGCAAATGCCGTAGCACGTCCCGAAGAATTATTAACA ATATACAGAAACATGAATACAATAGTACAGGATAAATCTGGTGACGAACTAGTCAATATAATAAGCGAAAACGTTGGACGAATGTTACGTAGAAAAATGGATGCTGTTACTTGCATTCGTATTGCGGCCGAATCGAATGCCGAAAATAATTCTTCTGAATCGGaagaatataatagtaattttacttatttctcAGGAAAGTATAGTCAGGTAATCGGTGAAGAACAGATCGAGATACCTGAAAATATGTTGAAGAACAAAAGTATATAtag acaAATGAAGTTAACACCAGACtcacatttttataatattcctGTAAATACGAGCCATTCGTCGGTACATATACCGACCAATGTTTATGATTTAACACCGGCTGTAATGGAGGATATAAGGAGAACGGAAATTTTAGATGAAACGTTCCGACAGAATTATGAGTCAGATCCTGCTTTATCTTGGCAATACTTTGGTTCTGTTACGGGAATGTTAAGACATTATCCATCGATGCAATGGAGAACCGACAATCCAGATTCAGATGACGGTGGTGTAGATCTTTACGATTGCAGAGTACGTAGTTGGTTTATCGAGGCTGCAACTTGTAGCAAAGACGTGGTCATCCTGATGGATACTAGTGGTAGTATGACTGGTATGGGATTGACCATag CAAGAGCAACGGTAATGTCAATATTGGATACACTTTCGAACAATGATTTTGTTACTCTTTTAAGTTACAACAATCAGACCGAAGATATGATACCATGTTTCAAAGACATGCTCATCCAAGCGACACCGGAAAACGTCGATACGTTTAAGAATTCAATGAAGGATATAAAGACCGAGGGTATCGCAAATCTCACCGAAGCATTTACCAGAGCTTTCAGTTTGCTCAAAACTTATAGAGAGACACGTGGTTGCAGTGCCGATACACCTTGCAATCAACTGATTATGTTAGTTACGGATGGAGTGCCTGGAAATCTATCGGAG GTGTTTCAAACATGGAACTGGcaagataataatacacaCATACCAGTACGTGTATTCACTTACCTCTTAGGTAAGGAGGTCACGAAGGTACGCGAAATCCAATGGATGGCCTGCCTTAATCGTGGTTACTACACCCATGTGCATACACAAGAGGAAGTACGCGAACAGGTGCTCAAGTATATACCGGTTGTCGCTCGACCTTTAGTTCTTCAAAAAGTGAAGCACCCTGTCGTGTGGACGCACACTTATGCTGACACAACG TTACATAAAAATGAGGACGTCAGGAGAGATCCAGCTACTTTGAACACTACATTCTGGCAAGAATATAGATTGCTTACGTCCGTCAGTACACCGGTATTCGATCGCAAAGGAAATCGTAACAATAGAACCAGGATAGCAAATTTACTTGGTATAGCAGGCACTGACGTTCCCATCGATGATATTCGGAAACTAACTTTACCGTACAAGCTCGGCGTCAATGGTTATGCATTTATCGTATCGAACAACGGCTATGTGATATTACATCCGGATTTAAGACCCGTTCATAAAGGAAGActcaaattaaattataacagTGTCGATCTCACTGAAGTGGAAATTCTTGATGATGGTCGTGGGCCAAG GAATCCTGGACCGGAAATATTGGCACTCCGTTCAGCCTTGGTTGATCACAAACGTGGCAATATGAGAGATGTTCCGGTTAAGCTCCACTACGATGATTATCGTCGCGTGACTTTGGAAAGACGTGACTATTTCTATGCACCGTTACCTGGTACACCTTTTGGTCTTGCGGTTGCTCTACCCAATTATGGTACTACTTGGATAAAA gtAGGAGATGAAATTCGTAGgaatcaagaaagaaaagtaaataatgcTGACTTCTTCGTTGGTAATTCTTGGCGTGTACATCCTGGCTGGGTCTATTGTCGCTTTCATTATTTAGAAGGACACGAATTTGACACACCGGAACAGGAATTACGCCATTTTTTAGATCTATTAGATAAACCAGAATGGCGATGGTCCGACCAATACGAAGCTTATCCTATATCTAATAACGTGTCGCTCGATGAAGACCCAGAATGTGGAAGACAAACCTTGTtccataatgattattattgcaaCAAGGAACTCATGCAATTATTAGTATTCGATGCAAGAGCAACAAACAATAGCTTTGCCGGTGACTACATTGTCGATGATCCAATAGTAAGAAAATTAGCGgatcaatataaaattttcttaagaTTTGTCGCAACTCAGAGTGGCCTTACAAGGTGGCATCATTTGGTAACTAAGGAATTAgcagataaaaacgatgatattgAATTTGGTGATCTCCATAGAAGAGCTGTTAATGAACCATGGTATAAGGGTgccatttttcaaaataatttggaTCCTGATAGTATATCCATATCAG ttCCTTGGGAAGCGGATGAAGGTGCTATAGTCACAGCTTCTATGGGTATATTTCCTACATACGGTGAAAAAAAAGCACCAGCAGCCGTAATTGGTTTTCAAATGCCAATGGCAGGTTTGTATCGAAAGTTTGTCGAATTAACGTCAAACAATACGGAATCGGAAATGAACTGCAACCAAACGTGGATCGATTGTTACTTGCTGGACCAGAATGGATACATAATTATCTCGGAAGCTTACAATGACACCGGTCAGTTTATGGGAACTCAAGAAGGAGCCGTAATGGATTCTATGATTCAACAAGGTATCTTCAATGCTGTCGAGATTTATGATTACCAAGCTTGGTGCGAAGAATTg tgCACCGAAGGAGCAGCATACATTCCAACGGATCCGCTAACTTATCTGTGGAAACTATTGCTCTGGTTTCTGTTGAGAGTGACGTGTTTTACGACCCAGTTCGTAAACTTGCCTCTTACCTACGGTAAAGTTCACCTAGACGAAGATGCACCGGATCCTCCACCTCCGGCACGCCCTTATCTCTATCACTATCCGTGCGATCAAAAGAGAACATTATACATGATGAATGAAACTGTAGCTGCCAAAGTAGTTAGAAATAATCCTGAACATTGTTCAAAACCATATTACGCGCAACGA gTACctcatacaaatttattatttctcgttATCGATAGTATGTATTCAACGTGTTACGAAAGACTCGAAATAACACCCGTTACTATTTCACCATTCGAATATACTAATGGTACAGAGGATAGACCTTGTCATAAAATTCCACTGAACGATCTAAAAAGAAGACGACTCGAGGGATGCTTTACGGAGCATCCATTAGAGCACGAGATCGAAGCTTGTGGAAGaggatcgaaagaaaatatttctttatttcttgtatttcttgttatatttaaaataatatatttaagttaA